The following proteins are encoded in a genomic region of Hymenobacter siberiensis:
- a CDS encoding OmpA family protein, whose amino-acid sequence MASKPNLLRGLALGAVMLGMAAPGAQAQTADRKTALSANIGLLQYSGNMGSDFWNRSGNDLSVGGGGTITRYLSPSFDVAVLGYYETYKYSSELYTGSNFEARIGMVDLGLKLKLNNGKILKEDAFIQPYLMGGAGMFLANSSGQVSGKGFGVTQIRRPEVFGLAGLRFRLSAAVYLDLTTSQHYPFTERVDNLSSPSDKLYDRFLLHQAGITVALGKMQDEDKDGVSDKKDKCPGTPAGVAVDPNGCPLDKDGDGIPDYQDKCPDVKGVAALQGCPDRDGDGVTDADDACPDTPGKAELKGCPDSDNDGVIDQNDKCPNTPAGVSVDANGCPLDRDGDGVPDYQDRCPDRAGPASNKGCPEIKAEAKKILNEATKYINFDFNKATLKASSYPKLEQMVQIMNDYPDYSLSIAGHTDSKGADNFNLGLSYERANAARAYMLSKGIPADRIEARGYGETKPIADNATAAGQALNRRVDFDPYLTGETNAAEVKYGAAPTITEIKAAGKPVPTRANKVVPKKAPAKKAPMKRK is encoded by the coding sequence ATGGCCTCAAAACCTAATCTCCTACGTGGCCTCGCCTTGGGAGCAGTCATGCTCGGCATGGCAGCTCCGGGTGCTCAAGCCCAAACCGCCGACCGCAAAACGGCGCTGAGTGCAAACATCGGTTTGCTGCAGTACAGCGGCAACATGGGTTCCGACTTCTGGAACCGCTCCGGCAACGACCTGTCGGTGGGCGGCGGCGGCACCATCACGCGTTACCTGTCGCCATCGTTCGACGTGGCTGTGCTAGGCTACTACGAAACTTACAAGTACAGCAGTGAGCTGTACACAGGCTCCAACTTTGAGGCCCGTATCGGCATGGTGGACCTGGGTCTGAAGCTCAAGCTCAACAACGGTAAGATTCTGAAAGAAGACGCCTTCATTCAGCCTTACCTGATGGGCGGCGCCGGCATGTTCCTGGCCAACAGCTCGGGCCAGGTTTCCGGTAAAGGCTTTGGGGTTACGCAGATTCGTCGGCCCGAGGTATTTGGCCTGGCCGGCCTGCGCTTTCGTCTGAGCGCTGCTGTGTATCTGGACCTGACTACCAGCCAGCACTACCCCTTCACCGAGCGCGTAGACAACTTGAGTAGCCCCAGCGATAAGCTGTATGACCGGTTCCTGTTGCATCAGGCCGGTATTACGGTGGCACTGGGCAAGATGCAGGACGAGGACAAAGACGGCGTTTCGGACAAGAAGGATAAGTGTCCCGGCACCCCGGCCGGCGTAGCCGTTGACCCCAATGGCTGCCCGCTCGACAAAGACGGCGACGGCATTCCCGACTACCAGGATAAGTGCCCCGACGTGAAAGGCGTGGCCGCCCTGCAGGGCTGCCCCGACCGTGACGGCGACGGCGTGACCGATGCTGACGACGCTTGCCCCGATACCCCCGGCAAAGCTGAGCTGAAAGGCTGCCCCGATTCCGACAACGACGGCGTAATCGACCAGAACGATAAGTGCCCCAACACGCCAGCTGGTGTGAGCGTGGATGCCAATGGCTGCCCGCTTGACCGTGACGGCGACGGTGTACCCGACTACCAGGACCGTTGCCCCGACCGTGCCGGCCCCGCCAGCAACAAAGGCTGCCCCGAGATTAAGGCTGAAGCCAAGAAAATCCTGAACGAAGCCACCAAGTATATCAACTTCGATTTCAACAAGGCTACTCTTAAGGCCTCGTCGTATCCGAAGCTGGAGCAGATGGTGCAGATTATGAACGACTACCCGGACTACAGCCTCAGCATTGCCGGCCATACCGACAGCAAAGGCGCTGATAACTTCAACCTGGGCCTGAGCTACGAGCGTGCCAACGCTGCCCGTGCCTATATGCTGAGCAAAGGCATCCCGGCCGACCGTATTGAGGCTCGTGGCTACGGCGAAACCAAGCCGATTGCCGACAACGCTACGGCTGCTGGCCAGGCGCTGAACCGTCGGGTTGACTTCGACCCCTACCTCACCGGCGAAACCAATGCCGCCGAAGTGAAGTATGGCGCGGCGCCCACCATCACGGAAATTAAGGCTGCCGGCAAGCCCGTACCGACCCGTGCTAACAAAGTAGTGCCCAAGAAAGCACCTGCTAAGAAGGCTCCGATGAAGCGCAAGTAG